The proteins below come from a single Drosophila suzukii chromosome X, CBGP_Dsuzu_IsoJpt1.0, whole genome shotgun sequence genomic window:
- the Rbp1-like gene encoding RNA-binding protein 1 isoform X2 — MPRYREWDLACKVYVGNLGSSASKYEIENAFSKYGPLRNVWVARNPPGFAFVEFEDRRDAEDATRGLDGTRCCGTRIRVEMSSGRSREGRGGGGGGGTRAGEGRGGGGGGSGGGTRAGDGGGRYRSRSPRRSRTRSRSFSRDRRSRSDSRDRH; from the exons ATGCCACGCTACCGGGAATGGGATTTGGCCTGCAAAGTGTACGTGGGCAACCTGGGCTCCTCGGCCTCCAAATACGAGATTGAGAACGCCTTCAGCAAATACGGACCCTTGCGCAACGTCTGGGTGGCCCGCAATCCGCCCGGCTTCGCCTTCGTCGAGTTCGAGGATCGTCGCGATGCGGAGGACGCAACCCGCGGCCTGGATGGCACCCGCTGCTGTGGCACCCGCATCCGCGTTGAGATGTCCTCTGGGCGATCGCGAGAAGGTCGCGGCGGTGGCGGCGGAGGCGGTACTCGGGCTGGCGAGGGGCGTGGCGGCGGCGGAGGCGGCTCTGGAGGCGGTACACGGGCTGGCGATGGCGGCGGTCGCTATAG ATCACGCTCACCCCGCCGCTCCAGGACACGCAGCCGCAGCTTCTCGCGGGATCGTCGCAGCCGCTCCGACTCCAGGGATCGCCATTAG
- the Rbp1-like gene encoding uncharacterized protein Rbp1-like isoform X1, which yields MPRYREWDLACKVYVGNLGSSASKYEIENAFSKYGPLRNVWVARNPPGFAFVEFEDRRDAEDATRGLDGTRCCGTRIRVEMSSGRSREGRGGGGGGGTRAGEGRGGGGGGSGGGTRAGDGGGRYRIKSSSSTTTSTTRTTTTTTSIKIIIIIKRTTKKRTATATTTRTSTTPLPSTRTTTTTIRTTTATTRTTTTSTTAAPAPPITHISPTTTATTTTTPPCNNLLCGPSLKFNKFDIFR from the exons ATGCCACGCTACCGGGAATGGGATTTGGCCTGCAAAGTGTACGTGGGCAACCTGGGCTCCTCGGCCTCCAAATACGAGATTGAGAACGCCTTCAGCAAATACGGACCCTTGCGCAACGTCTGGGTGGCCCGCAATCCGCCCGGCTTCGCCTTCGTCGAGTTCGAGGATCGTCGCGATGCGGAGGACGCAACCCGCGGCCTGGATGGCACCCGCTGCTGTGGCACCCGCATCCGCGTTGAGATGTCCTCTGGGCGATCGCGAGAAGGTCGCGGCGGTGGCGGCGGAGGCGGTACTCGGGCTGGCGAGGGGCGTGGCGGCGGCGGAGGCGGCTCTGGAGGCGGTACACGGGCTGGCGATGGCGGCGGTCGCTATAG GATAAAGTCTTCTTCTTCTACTACAACAAGCACAACAAGAACtactacaacaacaacatcaataaaaataataataataattaaaagaaCAACAAAGAAAAGAACAGCAACAGCTACTACTACTAGAACTTCTACTACTCCTCTTCCttcaacaagaacaacaacaacaacaataagaacaacaacagctactacaagaacaacaacaactagtACAACAGcagctcctgctcctcctaTTACACACATTtcaccaacaacaacagccaCCACCACAACCACACCACCATGCAATAATTTGTTGTGCGGCCCTAGTCTGAAATTCAACAAATTCGATATATTCCGCTGA